The genomic interval CAGATTTTAGACGCGTTACCTGCTGACCAACTGCCAACGGCCAACCATCCTTACACCAAAACGCTATGGTCTTGCCAACCGCATCTTGAAAAACGTGGCAAGCCCCTACCGGTGTTAAATCGCGACGCTTTGGAGAATAACTATGTCAGCCGTTAACCTACAGAACGTGAGTGTCACTCATGTCAATGGCCAGCAACGCAATACCGTGGTTCACCAAGTCTCACTGACGGTCGAATCCGGCCAGTGCTTTGGCTTAGTCGGACCATCGGGCTGTGGCAAATCTTCACTGCTTTGGGTATTGGCTGGGCTTAACCCTCACTGGCAAGGTGACATCACGCTAGCCGGTCATAATTTAAAGCCGCAACAAGTCTTTAAAGGTCAATTGAGACAAGATGTGCAAATGGTCTTTCAAGACCCTTACGCCTCTTTACACCCTAAGCACACGCTATATCGCACTTTGTCAGAGCCGTTAAAAGGGCTACCTAAAGCGCAGCGACGAAAGGAGATTTGTGTCTTGTTTGAGCAAGTCGGCTTATCACCTGCGATGCTCGAACGCTATCCGCATCAACTCTCTGGCGGTCAGCGTCAACGCGTGGCCATTGTGCGAGCTTTACTGTTAAAACCCAAACTCTTATTACTCGACGAGCCGACATCTGCCCTGGATATGTCCGTTCAAGCCGAGATTTTAAACTTGCTCAACGACCTCAAGCAGCAACATCAACTGACCATGATCCTAGTCAGCCATGACCCCAATACCATTGATTACATGTGTGACAGTTCTGTGCATATGAACAACGGGAAAATCACGCGGCGCGTGGATTATTAAGGGAACTGGCGTGAGCTGTGAGCTAAAGTCGACCATAAAAAACGCAAGGCAAACACTGAGGTTTGCCTTGCTAGTTTAAGAATAAGGGTGAGTGTCCTGTTAACTTTTATTCACTTGGCCTATCGCCCTTTGCCAAACTGACCACCAGGCCATGTCGCTGACCGAGATACACCGGCCAAACTCGTTTCGCCAGGGTTGACCACTGAGGCTGAAACGCAAACCACATCACCTGAGCCTCTTGCTGCCAAGCAATCAGCTTCGCATCACTAAATTCCAAATACTGATTTACTGCTGGGTACACGGCTTTAAACAAACTTTCTTTGGCAGAAAACAACGCTGTGATGAGCAAAGCCCAGTCATTGTCCCCGCCCACATCGTGGAACGCCTTATCCCCCAGCACAAGACGCACATGGCGCGACAAATACGCCCGCTCATCGTCATCGGCACACACCGTGGCAATGGCGTTGGCAACGCCAACTGACAGAGGCTGTTCAATATCAACCCCGAGATATTGACGCACGTCTTGTCTTTGTGCACAAGCAATGGCCCACGCGCCTTTGTGACTGATTGAGCCTGTAACCCCTTCTGGCCATAACGGGCTTCTGTGATCGCCAATCGGCAACATCGGCGCATCGATGTTGATCGCTTTTAGCGCCTTATCGGCCGCCTTTCGCCCTGCTAAAAACTCTTGCTGGCGAACAAACGGCGCGTCAGCAATCGGACTTGGCAAAGCAGCGTGTTCAACACTTTTAACTGGCTCGCTAATCTTATGTGCGTAAATCGCCACCCCGCCAAGCCGGTACCAAACCCGACCCTTGGCCTGTAACTTCGACCAAGCCATTTTTGGCTTACCGCTTATGACTTGCGGCGCAGACGCGGCAAACGTTGTCACTGCCCATGCCCTTTTGGCACGATCAGCGGAGTATGACTGATCGGATCGTCAATGATCACATTGGGTAACGCAAAGACCTCTTCAACCAAATCTTGAGTAATGATGTCTTTAGGCGCACCAGTGTCCACCACTTGACCATTGGCCATCACCACTAAATGATCGGCATACCGACAGGCTTGATTGAGATCGTGCAGCACCGCTATCAAGGTTCGGCCTGATTGCGTGGTTAAACGTTTAAACAGCTCTAACAACTCAATTTGATGAGTGATATCTAAATACGTCGTCGGCTCATCGAGCAGTAAAATCGGCGTCTGCTGAGCCAGCACCATGGCAATCCACACTCGCTGCCGCTGACCGCCAGACAAAGCATCCACGGGGCGCTCGGACAACGACTCTAGATTGGTGAGAGCCAAGGCCTCGCTGACCGCGTCTTGATCTTGCTCACTCCATTGTCGAAAAGCACTTTGGTGAGGGTAACGGCCACGAGCGACCAAGTCGACCACTCGAAGCCCATCGGGGCACTGAGCACTTTGCGGCAATAAACCGAGCTCACGAGCCAAGGCTTTGGCGTCAAACTTGGCCAAGCGTTGGCCATCGAGGAGAACCTCACCCGCTTTGGGGGCTAAGAGTCGGCACAAGGTTTTCAGTAAGGTGGATTTCCCACAGCCGTTAGGGCCAACAATCACGGTAAACTGGCCATCGGGAATGTCGATGTTAAGCCCTTCACTCACCGTATGATGGTCATACCCTAATGTTAATTGATGACCAGATAAACGCGTCATAATTCTCTCTTTTATGGTTTGATAATATTCATTGATTCAGCTTGCCATCATGGACATGGCGAGAGCTTGATTTAAG from Vibrio sp. HB236076 carries:
- a CDS encoding ABC transporter ATP-binding protein, which produces MSAVNLQNVSVTHVNGQQRNTVVHQVSLTVESGQCFGLVGPSGCGKSSLLWVLAGLNPHWQGDITLAGHNLKPQQVFKGQLRQDVQMVFQDPYASLHPKHTLYRTLSEPLKGLPKAQRRKEICVLFEQVGLSPAMLERYPHQLSGGQRQRVAIVRALLLKPKLLLLDEPTSALDMSVQAEILNLLNDLKQQHQLTMILVSHDPNTIDYMCDSSVHMNNGKITRRVDY
- a CDS encoding 4'-phosphopantetheinyl transferase, producing the protein MTTFAASAPQVISGKPKMAWSKLQAKGRVWYRLGGVAIYAHKISEPVKSVEHAALPSPIADAPFVRQQEFLAGRKAADKALKAINIDAPMLPIGDHRSPLWPEGVTGSISHKGAWAIACAQRQDVRQYLGVDIEQPLSVGVANAIATVCADDDERAYLSRHVRLVLGDKAFHDVGGDNDWALLITALFSAKESLFKAVYPAVNQYLEFSDAKLIAWQQEAQVMWFAFQPQWSTLAKRVWPVYLGQRHGLVVSLAKGDRPSE
- a CDS encoding ABC transporter ATP-binding protein — protein: MTRLSGHQLTLGYDHHTVSEGLNIDIPDGQFTVIVGPNGCGKSTLLKTLCRLLAPKAGEVLLDGQRLAKFDAKALARELGLLPQSAQCPDGLRVVDLVARGRYPHQSAFRQWSEQDQDAVSEALALTNLESLSERPVDALSGGQRQRVWIAMVLAQQTPILLLDEPTTYLDITHQIELLELFKRLTTQSGRTLIAVLHDLNQACRYADHLVVMANGQVVDTGAPKDIITQDLVEEVFALPNVIIDDPISHTPLIVPKGHGQ